AATGACACCGCGACCACGAACCCAGCAGCACCAGCCGGTCCGCTGTTCACCCCCGAGCAGAAGGCGTTCTGGGCGTTTCAGCCAGCCAAGTTACCCCCGGTACCGGAGATCCAAAATCCGAAGTACGCGAGCCGGAATGAAATTGACCGTTTCATCCTCACGAAGCTCAGCGCCGCGAAATTGTCGCCGGCCGATCCCACGGACAAGCGGACGCTGATCCGGCGCGTAACGTTCGATCTCACCGGGCTCCCGCCCACGCCAGAAGAAGTCGCAGCGTTCCTCAAAGACGATTCGCCCGAGGCGTTTGAAAAAGTCATCGACCGGTTGCTCGCGGCGCCGACCTACGGCGAGCGCTGGGCGCGCCACTGGCTCGACGTCGTGCGCTACGCCGACTCCAACGGCCTCGATGAGAACACCTCGTTCGGCAACGCCTGGCGCTACCGCGACTACGTCATCAAGAGCTTCAACGACGACAAGCCCTACGACCAGTTCGTGAAGGAACAGCTCGCGGGGGATTTGCTCCCCGCCGATTCGGGCGCGGCACGACTGGAACAACTGACGGCGACCGGGCTCCTCTCGATCGGGCCGAAGGTGCTCGCGGAGCCGGACAAGCAGAAGATGCTGCTCGACATCGCCGACGAGCAACTCGACACCGTGGGCAAAGCGTTCATGGGCCTCACGCTCGGCTGCGCCCGGTGCCACGACCACAAGTTCGACCCGATCCCGACGCGCGACTACTACAGCCTCCTCGCCGTGTTCACCAGCACGCGCACGATGCAGAACCTGAACACCGTCGCGCGCGCCTTCGAGCGGTCCCCGGACGGTCCCGAAAAGCCCGAGATCCGGGCGGACCGCCAGAAACTCGAACAACTGCGTAAGGACGTCCGCAAGTTGGAGGTGGAGTACAGCAAGGTACCCGAAACAGAGAAGCAGAAGCGCATCGAGGTCGCGGCTAAGGCAGACGAGAAGCGGGCGGAAATCAAAAAACTCGAAGCGGCACTCCCGCCCGCGAGCCCGGTGGTACTCGCCGTCGAAGAGGGCAGCGGCGGCGCTTACGGCACGCACGGGCGCAATCTCTACGTGCAGGTACGCGGTACGTACTCGACGCCGGGCGCTGAAGCCCCCGCAGTCTTCCCGCGCATCATCGCCGGAGAGGAGCAGAAGCCCTTTGTCGAGATTAAACCGAACCCGGCGGACAAGCTCGAAGCGAACAAGATCCGGTACGGCGCGCTCCGCACATCGAGCGGCCGGTTGGAACTCGCGAACTGGCTCGCCGACCCCGCACACCCCCTGACCGCGCGCGTGATGGTCAACCGCGTCTGGCAGCACCACTTCGGCGAAGGGCTGGTGCGCTCGCCGGACAATTTTGGCCGACTCGGGGACCGGCCGACGCACCCCGAACTGCTCGATTGGCTCGCGGTACAGTTCGTCAAGAACGGCTGGTCGATGAAGAAGTTGCACAAACTCATCCTGCTCTCGGCGACCTACCAGATGAACAGCACCCACGACGAGCGAGCCGCGCTCGCGGACCCGGAGAACCGCCTCCTGTGGCGGTTCAACCGCCAGCGCCTCGAAGCCGAAGCCGTGCGCGATTCGATGCTCGTGGTGGCCGGGACGCTCGACCACACTGCGGGCGGTTCGCTCCTCAGCAACGGCAACTTCGAGTACGTCACCAACGACCAGTCCAACACGAAGACGCGGTACGACAGCCACCGCCGTAGCATCTATTTGCCGGTCATCCGCAACAACGTGTTCGACTTCTTCCAGGCCTTCGACTTCGTGGAACCGCACGTTTCTAACGGCAAGCGCGCCTCGACCGTGATCGCGTCGCAGGCACTGTACCTGATGAACAACCCGTTTGTAACGGAACAAGCGAAGGCGTTCGCGG
The Gemmata palustris DNA segment above includes these coding regions:
- a CDS encoding PSD1 and planctomycete cytochrome C domain-containing protein, which produces MTAPLRRAACVVATLLLAPPFTATAAPPAAPANASADDEFFEKKIRPLLADHCLKCHGTPPANGGSKSLGGGFKVTSRAELLKGGETGPALVPGEPDKSLLVKAVEYTEEGLKMPPKGKLSDQQIADLTKWVKSGAAWPNDTATTNPAAPAGPLFTPEQKAFWAFQPAKLPPVPEIQNPKYASRNEIDRFILTKLSAAKLSPADPTDKRTLIRRVTFDLTGLPPTPEEVAAFLKDDSPEAFEKVIDRLLAAPTYGERWARHWLDVVRYADSNGLDENTSFGNAWRYRDYVIKSFNDDKPYDQFVKEQLAGDLLPADSGAARLEQLTATGLLSIGPKVLAEPDKQKMLLDIADEQLDTVGKAFMGLTLGCARCHDHKFDPIPTRDYYSLLAVFTSTRTMQNLNTVARAFERSPDGPEKPEIRADRQKLEQLRKDVRKLEVEYSKVPETEKQKRIEVAAKADEKRAEIKKLEAALPPASPVVLAVEEGSGGAYGTHGRNLYVQVRGTYSTPGAEAPAVFPRIIAGEEQKPFVEIKPNPADKLEANKIRYGALRTSSGRLELANWLADPAHPLTARVMVNRVWQHHFGEGLVRSPDNFGRLGDRPTHPELLDWLAVQFVKNGWSMKKLHKLILLSATYQMNSTHDERAALADPENRLLWRFNRQRLEAEAVRDSMLVVAGTLDHTAGGSLLSNGNFEYVTNDQSNTKTRYDSHRRSIYLPVIRNNVFDFFQAFDFVEPHVSNGKRASTVIASQALYLMNNPFVTEQAKAFAASLSKPEGNDADRVKAAYLRALARPATDEDVSRAVSFVQRFDAALSTKETDAATRRTKAWAAWCQVLFASSEFVYVN